Proteins co-encoded in one Desulfobulbaceae bacterium genomic window:
- a CDS encoding right-handed parallel beta-helix repeat-containing protein → MLRRGVMRGVTWVFYVLAVSMVVGVTGCGNKQQTVELSKQTLDKDTTWEGMVLVNGDIDVPPGVTLTVMPGTTVKFTRIDEKSDQNMYSIDSPYYPGAEIIVRGRIIARGTADKTIVFTSAEIDARPADWGAINLLGSEGNVIEYCKILFGYNGVHGHGASAAINYNEFAKNGIGVSCKKEEEDPSAPWFGKMSDMEITHNRFVNNKGGIGFRNSKAVVKHNLIQENKFFGIFPKDEVQAVISDNEITGNKKGVYLYQAQGVKINRNNIYDNTDYNIAVAEAQDFDVDARENWFGTDDGQKIDELIFDKKDDPTMGSVIIEPVLKERVKWQ, encoded by the coding sequence ATGTTGAGGAGGGGTGTGATGAGGGGTGTTACCTGGGTTTTTTATGTCTTGGCTGTGAGTATGGTCGTGGGGGTGACTGGATGTGGCAACAAGCAGCAGACCGTCGAGCTGAGTAAGCAGACACTTGATAAAGATACGACCTGGGAAGGGATGGTATTGGTCAATGGCGATATCGATGTGCCGCCAGGGGTTACGTTAACCGTCATGCCTGGGACGACTGTTAAGTTTACACGCATTGATGAAAAGTCTGACCAGAATATGTACAGTATTGATTCTCCTTATTATCCTGGGGCCGAGATTATTGTCCGTGGTCGGATTATTGCCCGTGGCACGGCGGATAAGACCATCGTCTTTACTTCGGCAGAGATCGATGCCAGGCCCGCGGATTGGGGCGCAATCAATCTGCTGGGCAGTGAGGGGAATGTCATCGAATACTGCAAGATTTTGTTTGGTTACAATGGTGTTCATGGTCACGGTGCATCTGCTGCCATTAATTATAACGAGTTCGCTAAGAATGGGATCGGGGTAAGTTGCAAGAAGGAGGAAGAAGACCCGTCAGCCCCGTGGTTTGGCAAGATGAGCGATATGGAGATTACCCACAACCGTTTTGTGAACAATAAGGGTGGAATAGGATTTCGTAACTCCAAAGCGGTGGTAAAGCATAATCTGATTCAGGAGAATAAATTCTTTGGCATCTTTCCCAAGGATGAGGTCCAGGCGGTAATTAGTGATAACGAGATTACCGGCAACAAGAAAGGCGTCTATCTCTATCAGGCGCAAGGAGTGAAAATTAACCGCAACAATATTTACGATAACACTGATTACAATATCGCCGTGGCCGAGGCCCAGGATTTTGATGTTGATGCCCGCGAGAACTGGTTCGGGACTGATGATGGACAGAAAATCGATGAGTTGATTTTTGACAAAAAGGACGACCCGACGATGGGATCGGTCATTATTGAGCCGGTATTAAAAGAGCGGGTCAAGTGGCAGTAA
- a CDS encoding YedE-related selenium metabolism membrane protein, producing the protein MRKSVFVLMGAVIGIGAVILSYYGNPANTGLCVSCFMENMAGALGLHANERMQYLRPEIIGIVLGAFAWSVYRKDFIATGGSSPLLRFVVGVLLIIGCSVFIGCPVKMVLRLAAGDIGALVGVVGLVAGIYIGLEFVENGFQLGKASEVPKASGYMLPGFMFLLLVLSVMKPSFIGESIKGGGALHAPFVLALGLGLLVGGWSQHTQFCITGGIARFFLWGPREVMNCPRSTGLLISLGSFFSFALVASLLTGQFSFGLNGQPSSNDSYGWAFLGMLLVGFGSVLIRGCPLRQLVASGQGDTDAGVTVLGMLVGAALVQNWGLGGTAAGTPIKAQVAVLFGIILLLVVGMVNRRRGYGIAPEYQLGLD; encoded by the coding sequence ATGCGTAAGAGTGTGTTCGTGTTGATGGGGGCGGTGATCGGCATTGGGGCTGTCATCTTGTCGTATTACGGGAACCCTGCCAATACCGGGCTTTGTGTCTCCTGCTTCATGGAGAATATGGCAGGTGCACTGGGTCTCCATGCCAATGAGAGGATGCAGTATCTCCGTCCTGAAATTATCGGTATTGTTCTTGGAGCTTTTGCCTGGTCTGTCTACCGCAAGGATTTTATAGCGACCGGCGGCAGTTCTCCTCTGCTACGCTTTGTGGTTGGGGTGTTGTTGATTATCGGCTGCTCGGTCTTTATCGGCTGCCCGGTCAAGATGGTGTTGAGGCTTGCGGCAGGTGACATCGGGGCCTTGGTCGGAGTGGTCGGGCTGGTGGCAGGGATCTATATTGGGCTTGAGTTTGTCGAAAATGGCTTTCAACTTGGTAAGGCGAGTGAGGTGCCAAAAGCGAGCGGCTATATGCTCCCGGGATTTATGTTTTTGCTTCTGGTCTTGTCTGTCATGAAGCCGTCCTTTATCGGGGAAAGTATTAAGGGTGGTGGGGCGTTGCATGCTCCGTTTGTCCTGGCTTTGGGCTTGGGCCTTTTGGTCGGCGGGTGGTCTCAACATACCCAGTTCTGTATCACCGGCGGCATCGCCCGCTTTTTCTTGTGGGGGCCGCGGGAGGTGATGAATTGCCCGCGATCGACCGGGCTGTTGATCAGTTTGGGGTCTTTTTTCAGCTTCGCCCTTGTGGCCAGTCTGCTTACCGGTCAGTTCTCCTTTGGACTCAATGGTCAGCCGAGTTCTAACGACAGTTATGGTTGGGCCTTTCTCGGGATGTTGTTGGTTGGTTTTGGTTCGGTATTGATCCGCGGTTGCCCCTTGCGGCAACTCGTGGCCTCTGGGCAAGGTGATACCGATGCCGGAGTCACGGTTCTTGGTATGCTGGTGGGAGCGGCTCTGGTCCAGAATTGGGGATTGGGAGGCACTGCTGCGGGGACTCCGATAAAGGCCCAGGTGGCTGTACTTTTTGGGATTATTTTGTTGTTGGTGGTAGGGATGGTGAATCGGCGACGTGGATATGGGATCGCTCCCGAGTACCAGCTTGGGTTAGACTGA
- a CDS encoding PKD domain-containing protein gives MNRLHILSTMLLCLTIPCHTWANTTRILRIELSYSGSAVSYNLYKDGVRVCSNMNTDESQIDCPVEIDPTPMTFIITAVDQNGTESPQSAPYILVPPELPTASFTSTIISKTEPALVSFDASDSVDFDGMIIRYDWDFGDGSTGAGKFIDHPYPTPGTYTTRLTVIDDDSHSAEMTSLLTIAPAPVAISQSLTTRENCTLRGILTAENSPEETTLTFTLETTPQHGIIKEFDTRTGGFAYTPHPDFNGADHFTFTASNETMNSSQATVSVTVTPANNAPTTVTDFGKVNTRRSIVIPVATNDSDLDGDLLTVVSVTPPSSGKAQIINNSICYTAPNTAGLVIFWYQISDDKGKISLGTVEVAVSN, from the coding sequence ATGAACAGACTTCATATCCTCAGCACCATGCTTCTCTGCCTCACCATTCCCTGCCACACCTGGGCAAACACCACCCGGATACTGCGTATTGAATTGAGTTATTCCGGCAGTGCAGTATCGTACAACCTCTACAAGGACGGAGTGCGGGTTTGCTCCAACATGAACACGGACGAATCGCAGATAGACTGCCCTGTCGAAATCGACCCTACTCCGATGACTTTTATCATAACCGCCGTTGACCAAAACGGCACAGAAAGCCCGCAGTCAGCGCCCTATATCCTCGTACCGCCTGAACTCCCAACAGCAAGCTTCACCTCCACCATAATATCCAAGACGGAGCCAGCCCTCGTCAGCTTTGATGCCAGCGATTCCGTTGATTTTGATGGCATGATTATTCGTTACGACTGGGATTTTGGCGATGGCAGCACTGGCGCCGGGAAATTCATTGACCACCCATACCCCACTCCTGGCACCTATACCACCCGGTTGACCGTAATCGACGACGACAGCCACTCTGCCGAGATGACGTCTCTGCTTACCATTGCCCCCGCCCCTGTGGCTATAAGTCAGTCTCTGACCACCCGGGAAAACTGCACCCTGCGAGGCATCCTAACGGCTGAGAACTCCCCCGAAGAAACCACACTGACCTTTACCCTGGAGACCACGCCGCAGCATGGTATCATCAAGGAATTTGACACCCGCACCGGAGGCTTTGCCTACACCCCCCACCCTGATTTTAACGGCGCGGATCATTTCACCTTCACGGCCAGCAATGAAACAATGAACTCATCTCAAGCCACAGTAAGCGTCACCGTAACGCCGGCCAACAATGCGCCAACCACCGTCACCGACTTCGGAAAAGTCAATACCAGACGCTCAATTGTCATCCCGGTAGCCACCAACGATAGCGACCTGGACGGAGATCTTCTCACCGTGGTCTCAGTAACCCCGCCAAGCTCTGGAAAAGCTCAAATCATCAATAACTCAATCTGCTATACCGCCCCCAACACTGCAGGCCTGGTCATCTTTTGGTATCAAATCAGCGATGACAAGGGCAAGATATCTCTTGGAACCGTTGAAGTAGCCGTGAGCAACTAA
- a CDS encoding MFS transporter: MFWWMTLAGRHCFLDEGRASRDMSDTPATLPRRDSQWGDSALDASIRDGSANAVMLGCGEAYLGPFGVFLQATTVQIGLLSALPQLVGAVMQWWSAIAMDSCPSRLRRIMRSVLVQALVWFPLAGISLALGHGPLTAACVIVLAVVNQAATGFTAPVWNSLIGDMVPGNIRGRFFGFRNRVNGLSSFVALTCAGLTLHIFERRGDAAWGFMLIFLAAGVARLISRRWLGLYRDPAWSVDSAQVFTFRQFLRRSPHSNFAKYVFYVGLVNLAVSFSAPYFALYMLRDLKFSYLEFTVVVSVATVTQFLMFRYWGELSDRFGNKKILSLCGWGISVVPALWLFSSHIVYLMLIQVVAGIIWAGFSLASSNFLFDAVSPPKRARCVAYQGLINGAAVLCGSLGGGFVAGHLPASFSLGSWTWAPQFILPVIFLLSGMMRFAAAALLLHKFREVRPVEAIRHRDLVYRVSHIRPIAGATFSLLTGSAGDSKSVDEEEK, encoded by the coding sequence ATGTTTTGGTGGATGACTTTGGCAGGGCGGCACTGTTTTTTAGACGAGGGACGAGCCAGTAGGGATATGTCTGACACACCTGCGACACTTCCACGGCGCGATAGCCAATGGGGCGATTCTGCGCTGGATGCCTCAATCCGTGATGGCAGTGCCAATGCGGTTATGCTTGGCTGCGGCGAGGCGTATCTCGGCCCCTTTGGGGTTTTTCTCCAGGCTACGACGGTACAGATTGGCCTGTTGTCGGCGCTTCCGCAGTTAGTGGGAGCGGTGATGCAGTGGTGGAGCGCTATCGCCATGGATAGTTGTCCAAGCCGTCTGCGCCGGATCATGCGTTCTGTCCTGGTTCAGGCCTTGGTGTGGTTTCCTCTGGCGGGGATATCCTTGGCGCTGGGGCACGGGCCATTGACAGCAGCATGCGTTATTGTTCTTGCCGTAGTGAATCAGGCCGCTACCGGATTTACGGCCCCAGTGTGGAATAGTTTGATTGGAGATATGGTTCCTGGGAATATTCGGGGTCGATTTTTTGGTTTCAGGAACCGGGTTAATGGCTTAAGTTCCTTTGTTGCCCTGACTTGCGCTGGACTCACCTTGCACATCTTTGAGCGGCGTGGAGATGCGGCCTGGGGATTTATGCTGATCTTTCTGGCGGCCGGGGTGGCTCGTCTGATTTCGCGCCGCTGGTTGGGCTTATACCGTGATCCTGCCTGGTCGGTGGATTCGGCCCAGGTTTTTACCTTTCGTCAGTTTCTCAGGCGGTCGCCGCACTCAAACTTTGCTAAATACGTTTTTTATGTCGGGTTGGTCAATCTGGCGGTGTCATTTTCTGCGCCCTATTTTGCCCTGTACATGCTGCGGGATCTCAAATTTTCCTATCTTGAGTTCACGGTAGTGGTCTCTGTGGCTACGGTTACCCAGTTTCTCATGTTTCGCTACTGGGGTGAGCTGAGCGATCGGTTTGGCAATAAGAAGATTTTGAGCCTCTGTGGGTGGGGGATCAGCGTGGTGCCTGCCCTGTGGCTGTTCTCATCACACATTGTGTATCTGATGCTGATTCAGGTGGTGGCCGGGATCATCTGGGCCGGCTTTTCGCTGGCATCCAGTAATTTTTTATTTGATGCGGTATCCCCGCCGAAACGGGCTCGTTGTGTGGCCTATCAGGGGTTGATTAACGGGGCTGCAGTCTTGTGCGGGTCCCTTGGCGGGGGCTTTGTGGCAGGACACCTCCCTGCATCATTTTCCTTAGGCTCATGGACCTGGGCGCCGCAATTTATTCTGCCGGTCATTTTTTTGCTTTCCGGGATGATGAGGTTTGCCGCTGCCGCCCTGTTACTTCATAAGTTTCGGGAGGTCAGGCCGGTTGAGGCCATTCGGCATCGGGATCTGGTCTATCGAGTTAGTCATATCAGGCCGATTGCCGGCGCTACCTTCAGTCTGTTGACTGGATCGGCGGGAGACAGCAAGTCTGTTGATGAGGAAGAAAAGTAA
- a CDS encoding isoprenylcysteine carboxylmethyltransferase family protein, translating to MSTHTPKHSPLIRHRLQAALVYWIGLPGTVIGSGLLIDMLLTVPRIKLTPYTLGCGGLFLCTGLALISWSNRDLLRLGLGTPSPASPCRRLVTTGSYKLCRHPMFLGYDLASFAVLLFVGSPAALLVSYPIMLAWQTHFLKREEHILLLRFTKEYQDYQAIVPFLIPFPAPRPR from the coding sequence ATGTCCACACACACCCCGAAACACTCACCCCTCATCCGTCACCGCCTCCAGGCAGCATTGGTGTACTGGATCGGGCTGCCAGGGACAGTCATCGGCTCCGGCCTCCTCATCGACATGCTCCTCACTGTGCCCCGAATAAAACTTACCCCATACACTCTGGGCTGCGGAGGACTCTTTTTGTGTACCGGTCTGGCCCTGATCAGCTGGTCGAACCGGGATCTTCTTCGCCTGGGCCTCGGCACCCCCAGCCCAGCAAGCCCGTGCCGTCGCCTGGTAACAACCGGCAGTTATAAGCTCTGTCGTCACCCTATGTTTTTAGGCTACGACTTGGCATCCTTCGCTGTTTTACTTTTTGTTGGCTCACCGGCAGCACTCCTGGTAAGCTATCCTATAATGCTGGCATGGCAGACCCACTTTCTCAAACGGGAAGAACATATCCTGCTCCTTCGCTTTACCAAGGAATACCAAGATTACCAAGCCATAGTCCCCTTCCTCATCCCCTTTCCGGCGCCGAGACCTCGATGA
- a CDS encoding methyltransferase domain-containing protein codes for MITTRGRDLNHVASLYDPVIEILSFGREQRFRDLSLEHMAIRPDDRILDIGCGTGTLTLLAAKHLTVTGNATGIDAATKMIAIARNKAEQQGIPARFEHAVAEALPFNDSAFTLVVSSMFCHHIDLELKRLAFREMLRVLAPGGRLVCADIDRPTTILGWLTGWTGRWLLLQPELADNLRGLLPNLIEEAGFIAVRRVAHVHGLISVFTAIKSDTNPGNRPASEVSRP; via the coding sequence ATGATTACCACCCGCGGTCGGGACCTGAACCATGTGGCATCCCTCTACGACCCCGTAATTGAGATCTTATCCTTCGGTCGGGAGCAGCGCTTCAGAGACTTAAGTCTTGAGCACATGGCGATCCGTCCTGATGACCGTATCCTCGACATTGGCTGCGGCACCGGAACTCTCACTCTCCTGGCAGCCAAACACCTTACCGTCACCGGCAACGCAACCGGTATCGACGCTGCGACAAAGATGATTGCCATCGCCCGCAACAAAGCCGAACAGCAGGGAATTCCAGCCCGTTTTGAACACGCCGTGGCGGAAGCCCTCCCCTTTAACGATAGTGCGTTCACCTTGGTTGTCAGCTCCATGTTCTGCCACCATATCGATCTGGAACTCAAGCGCTTAGCGTTTCGCGAGATGCTCCGGGTTCTCGCCCCCGGCGGTCGGCTGGTCTGTGCCGACATTGACCGCCCCACCACCATCCTCGGTTGGCTGACCGGCTGGACAGGACGCTGGCTGCTGCTGCAGCCGGAACTTGCCGACAACCTCCGCGGCCTATTGCCAAACTTAATTGAAGAGGCCGGATTTATCGCTGTCCGCCGAGTTGCCCACGTCCATGGCCTGATCTCAGTATTCACCGCCATCAAAAGTGATACCAACCCCGGCAACAGACCAGCCTCCGAGGTGTCTCGGCCATGA
- a CDS encoding ABC transporter permease, translated as MKALTITILLAFRNLTRNRRRSALTIAAIAFALACLLVFGALKKGLHQTMVATTTNTDIGVIQIHGQGYAPTLVNLTPLPNPDEVTQTLRTLKINSFARRLKANGLILAGAKSAAVVIHGVIPEEERTVTVVHERMVMGSPPAGPLEAMVGQALATSFGLGINDQLTIMTQDVFGTPKSRTLTITGIYQTGVAAFDQGHIFLPLTSLQSLLDAAEMISEIAIALPAEPLSALVSRLRQQLDSRYQVSSWEDIAPDVTQLIALNDSTMQILIAIVFLIVAMGIVNTMTTVTFERFREFGTIAALGATPSGIIALVTAEALALGVIASFTGTIIGLALCLYLANHGIDLTTLTSNNQYFSNNHVLKAALDWHTVASTNGFTLTTSLVAGLYPAWLAARQNPAQALSRP; from the coding sequence ATGAAGGCGCTGACAATCACCATCCTCTTAGCCTTCCGCAATCTGACCCGCAACCGCCGCCGCTCTGCCCTCACCATCGCCGCCATCGCCTTTGCCCTGGCATGCCTGCTGGTGTTCGGCGCACTCAAGAAGGGGCTGCATCAGACCATGGTCGCCACCACCACCAATACCGACATCGGTGTCATTCAGATCCACGGACAGGGTTACGCCCCTACCCTGGTAAACCTCACCCCACTGCCCAACCCGGACGAGGTCACACAAACCTTGCGCACCCTCAAGATCAACTCCTTTGCCCGCCGACTCAAAGCAAATGGCTTGATCCTCGCTGGGGCAAAGAGCGCTGCCGTGGTCATTCACGGCGTCATCCCTGAAGAGGAACGCACGGTCACCGTGGTCCATGAGCGAATGGTCATGGGTTCACCCCCGGCAGGTCCCCTTGAAGCCATGGTCGGCCAGGCCCTCGCCACCTCCTTTGGTCTCGGCATAAACGACCAGCTTACCATAATGACCCAAGACGTGTTCGGCACCCCGAAAAGCCGCACACTTACCATCACCGGTATCTATCAAACAGGGGTCGCAGCTTTTGACCAAGGGCATATCTTTCTCCCCCTTACCTCGCTCCAGTCACTCCTTGATGCCGCAGAGATGATCAGCGAAATAGCCATCGCTCTTCCCGCAGAACCACTGAGCGCTTTAGTCTCCAGACTGAGGCAACAGCTTGATTCCCGCTATCAGGTATCAAGCTGGGAAGATATCGCCCCAGACGTTACTCAACTGATCGCCTTAAACGATTCAACAATGCAGATCCTGATCGCCATAGTTTTTCTGATTGTCGCCATGGGTATCGTCAACACCATGACTACCGTTACTTTTGAACGGTTCAGGGAATTCGGCACCATCGCCGCCTTGGGCGCTACTCCGTCCGGGATCATAGCCTTAGTGACAGCTGAGGCCCTGGCCCTAGGAGTGATCGCATCGTTTACCGGAACCATCATCGGCCTTGCTCTTTGCCTCTATCTTGCGAATCACGGCATCGATCTGACCACACTCACCAGCAACAACCAGTACTTCAGCAACAACCATGTCCTAAAAGCAGCGCTAGACTGGCACACTGTCGCAAGCACCAACGGTTTCACCTTAACAACCTCGCTCGTGGCTGGGCTCTACCCTGCCTGGCTTGCGGCTCGCCAAAATCCGGCCCAAGCACTCAGCCGCCCATAA
- a CDS encoding ABC transporter ATP-binding protein — protein MNTTSPLITVTDAWRLYGSLNQDQALAGATLAVDKGEFVCLAGPSGSGKTTLLNLIGLLDLPDKGQITIMGHDTMSLTLRQRAIFRRCSLGFIFQAYNLIPVLSVAENVEYPLILRGKEKQERAHLVERALKLVEISQHALKRPGELSGGQQQRVAVARAIAGSPPIILADEPTGSLDSGTGTALMNLLLRLNQQLGITFIFSSHDPNVTSRAQRIITLRDGKVAHELTETKEKRRKCSPPQSSENT, from the coding sequence ATGAACACAACGTCTCCGCTCATCACCGTCACAGACGCCTGGCGGCTATACGGTTCCCTTAACCAGGACCAGGCGCTAGCCGGGGCGACCCTAGCCGTAGACAAAGGCGAATTTGTCTGCTTAGCAGGACCCTCCGGTTCCGGTAAAACCACTCTCTTAAACCTCATTGGGCTGCTTGATCTGCCAGACAAAGGGCAGATAACAATCATGGGCCATGACACCATGAGCCTGACACTCAGACAGCGGGCCATCTTCCGCCGTTGTTCCCTTGGCTTCATCTTCCAAGCATATAATCTGATCCCCGTCCTTTCCGTTGCCGAAAATGTGGAATACCCTCTGATCCTAAGAGGGAAGGAGAAACAGGAGCGCGCCCACCTGGTAGAGAGAGCCCTGAAGTTAGTCGAAATCTCCCAGCACGCTCTCAAACGGCCCGGCGAACTCTCCGGCGGCCAGCAACAACGGGTGGCTGTGGCAAGAGCTATTGCAGGATCGCCCCCGATCATCCTGGCAGACGAACCGACAGGCAGCTTGGACTCCGGCACAGGCACCGCGCTGATGAACCTCCTGCTGCGACTGAACCAACAATTGGGCATCACCTTTATCTTCTCGTCCCACGACCCCAACGTTACATCCAGGGCTCAACGCATTATCACCCTGCGTGACGGTAAAGTAGCCCACGAATTAACCGAGACAAAAGAAAAGCGAAGAAAGTGCAGCCCCCCTCAATCAAGCGAAAATACTTGA
- a CDS encoding lysophospholipid acyltransferase family protein, with amino-acid sequence MTKRPARKDLRDRLFTIALHLLIELLRHLPRMSAIALMRGIGRLIFTLGKEGRTLTIRHLTIAFANEKSPREIRTLAGRVYRHFATALADTIRLPVNLRQGINTLITAQGIHHLDQALASGKGVLIITGHFGNWELLGAWLAQNGYPLRVVGTTLENEGLNKIVVNMRNASGYTNIARGAGTREIIRSLHQGCAIGLLIDQDTSVPGVFVQFFGKPAHTPTGPAILARKLGIPIIPIFMHLKDDLTYHIECEPPLKLISTDDAKHDLLVNTQLCSDTYEQVIRRFPEQWVWMHKRWKTRPDAPESTTQQKAEPSNFP; translated from the coding sequence ATGACTAAACGCCCCGCCCGTAAAGACCTCCGTGACCGGCTTTTCACCATCGCCCTCCATCTGCTGATCGAACTGCTCCGTCACCTTCCCCGCATGAGCGCCATAGCTCTAATGCGGGGAATCGGCCGCCTCATCTTCACCCTTGGCAAAGAAGGGAGAACCTTGACTATCCGCCACCTGACCATAGCCTTTGCCAATGAAAAATCTCCACGAGAAATCCGCACGCTGGCAGGCCGAGTCTACCGCCATTTCGCCACCGCCCTTGCCGACACCATCCGGCTGCCAGTCAATCTCCGCCAAGGCATCAACACACTGATCACCGCCCAAGGAATACATCACCTAGACCAGGCCCTGGCCAGTGGCAAGGGAGTATTGATAATCACCGGCCATTTCGGCAACTGGGAACTTCTCGGTGCCTGGCTGGCCCAAAACGGCTACCCCCTACGCGTGGTCGGCACCACCCTCGAAAACGAAGGGTTAAACAAGATCGTAGTCAATATGCGTAACGCCTCCGGCTATACCAACATCGCCCGCGGCGCCGGAACCAGGGAGATCATCCGCAGCCTGCACCAAGGGTGCGCTATCGGCCTGCTCATCGACCAGGATACCAGCGTACCAGGAGTCTTCGTCCAGTTCTTTGGAAAGCCAGCCCATACCCCAACCGGTCCGGCAATCCTAGCCAGGAAATTAGGCATTCCGATCATCCCCATCTTTATGCATCTAAAAGATGACCTCACCTACCATATAGAATGCGAACCGCCCCTGAAACTGATCTCCACCGATGACGCAAAACACGACTTACTCGTCAACACCCAACTCTGCTCCGACACTTACGAACAAGTCATCCGCCGCTTTCCAGAACAATGGGTCTGGATGCATAAACGATGGAAAACAAGGCCTGACGCACCAGAATCAACTACTCAACAAAAGGCAGAGCCCAGTAATTTCCCTTGA